A window from Psychrobium sp. MM17-31 encodes these proteins:
- a CDS encoding thioredoxin-like domain-containing protein yields the protein MTTNKQPTTSSTQRWLKSFAQLLVIVVCFIAVSLFLSRNMLATKTPAPKLIVNQHLSPLHLTDKSNDLAFSENEPTLVYFFAPWCTVCALSQPSLSSFQQVKPNVKIIMVALDWETREQVETFKQEHEFEHQILLGDHHIKQQWRVDAYPSYYFVNGNGEISSKDRGLVTLPGLVARAL from the coding sequence ATGACCACTAATAAGCAACCAACAACCTCTTCTACGCAGCGCTGGCTTAAGAGTTTTGCCCAGCTACTTGTTATTGTTGTTTGCTTTATCGCAGTATCATTATTTCTGTCTCGCAACATGTTGGCGACTAAAACTCCCGCCCCCAAGTTAATCGTCAACCAACATTTGTCACCATTGCACTTAACTGACAAATCTAATGATTTAGCGTTTAGCGAAAATGAGCCTACCTTGGTTTACTTTTTTGCGCCTTGGTGCACCGTCTGTGCGCTAAGCCAACCGTCGTTAAGTTCATTTCAACAAGTAAAACCCAATGTAAAAATCATAATGGTGGCCTTGGATTGGGAAACCAGAGAGCAAGTTGAAACATTTAAACAAGAGCATGAATTTGAACACCAAATATTACTTGGCGATCACCACATAAAACAACAATGGCGAGTGGATGCCTACCCAAGCTATTACTTCGTTAATGGCAATGGCGAAATTTCCAGTAAAGATCGTGGACTTGTTACCCTGCCCGGTCTAGTGGCTCGCGCACTATAA
- the mrcB gene encoding penicillin-binding protein 1B codes for MHFFAKLTFVGIVVLGAYAIYLDSKIDRKFSSDHWQIPAKVYAQSLTLTPRQRIARNQVINELEQLNYRRVSNPTSPGEYSISKTKIDINRRAFSYIDATYPQQRVMMKFKGNYLQSMTDLATRKSLAQFNIEPKLLKRISNSSKEDRIFVPREQIPELLVATLLHIEDRNFYQHQGIAPLSILRALVANIKAGRTVQGGSTLTQQLVKNVFLTRERSLLRKANEALYSLLIELKYSKDELLEIYLNEVFLGQNGPLSVNGFGLASEFYFARPIDELTPEQIALLVAIIKGPSYYSPTRYPERALERRDFILRQMVNNNFISDNDYKRAAKAPLGLKSSVAKHGQFHGFMSLVKRELATRFTQDFSSTSGISIYTTLDSSAQRFAQQSLSERVKTLEKSSKTNKLEGAIVVTNYRSGQIKAVVEGKNANYAGFNRALNAQRPIGSLIKPFIVASALENIGQYNLATQLEDKAISLTNNEGEVWKPLNYDKKFRGHANILDSLTHSYNIPMVNLGMDLGLDTVSHTLERAGWDKEYKLRPSMLLGAIETSPWQVTQLYQTLANNGEQKKLHAVLAITTQEEETFYAYENLPVQAITPQVSFLTRYAMNKVTTKGTAKSLRWKNKGLSLAGKTGTTDDLRDSWYAGFDNNEATVVWLGRDDNKPIGLTGSTGALTVYSDFVKKRGGVSLPLGNPASIATGYFNAVTGAVSNKSCANIIAVPVMEATLTTGGCDNQAVEKPKNDKKARKSVFDDFFGLF; via the coding sequence ATGCACTTTTTTGCCAAACTCACCTTTGTTGGCATTGTGGTACTAGGGGCTTATGCCATTTATCTCGACAGTAAAATCGACCGTAAATTCTCATCAGATCATTGGCAAATTCCCGCTAAAGTTTATGCCCAGTCTTTAACGCTAACGCCGCGTCAGCGCATAGCTCGCAATCAGGTGATTAATGAATTAGAGCAGCTAAATTATCGCCGAGTGAGCAATCCAACATCACCGGGTGAATATTCGATTTCCAAAACTAAGATCGACATCAATCGCCGCGCCTTTTCTTACATCGACGCGACCTATCCGCAGCAGCGGGTGATGATGAAGTTCAAAGGCAACTACTTGCAATCGATGACCGACCTTGCGACTCGTAAATCCTTGGCGCAATTTAACATTGAGCCTAAATTGCTAAAACGCATCAGCAATTCCAGTAAAGAAGACCGTATTTTTGTGCCGCGTGAGCAAATTCCAGAGCTGCTAGTTGCAACCTTACTGCATATTGAAGATCGTAACTTTTATCAGCATCAAGGCATTGCACCGCTATCAATCTTGCGTGCACTAGTGGCGAATATCAAAGCAGGTCGCACAGTTCAAGGTGGTTCCACTCTCACCCAGCAACTGGTTAAAAACGTCTTTTTAACTCGTGAACGCTCCTTACTGCGCAAAGCCAATGAAGCCCTTTACTCACTGCTTATTGAACTGAAATACTCTAAAGATGAGCTGTTAGAAATTTATCTCAATGAAGTTTTCTTAGGGCAAAATGGCCCATTGAGTGTCAACGGTTTTGGACTGGCAAGTGAGTTTTACTTTGCTCGTCCTATCGATGAGCTAACGCCAGAGCAAATTGCATTACTCGTCGCTATCATTAAAGGCCCAAGTTATTACAGCCCGACTCGCTACCCAGAGCGCGCATTGGAGCGCCGTGATTTTATATTGCGCCAAATGGTCAATAATAACTTCATTAGCGACAATGACTACAAGCGAGCTGCCAAAGCGCCGCTAGGGCTAAAGAGTAGCGTTGCTAAACACGGTCAATTTCACGGTTTTATGTCGCTTGTGAAAAGAGAATTAGCGACACGATTTACCCAAGATTTCTCCAGTACCTCAGGGATTTCTATCTATACCACCCTTGATAGTAGCGCCCAGCGTTTTGCGCAGCAGAGCCTGAGTGAACGGGTCAAAACATTAGAAAAATCTAGCAAAACAAATAAGTTAGAGGGCGCAATCGTCGTTACCAACTATCGAAGCGGTCAAATCAAAGCTGTCGTCGAAGGTAAAAATGCTAACTATGCAGGATTTAATCGCGCCCTTAATGCTCAGCGTCCGATAGGCTCGTTGATTAAGCCATTTATTGTCGCTAGTGCATTAGAAAACATCGGGCAATACAACCTTGCCACGCAACTTGAAGATAAAGCCATTAGCCTCACTAACAACGAAGGCGAAGTATGGAAACCGCTTAACTACGACAAGAAGTTTCGTGGTCACGCCAATATCCTCGACAGCCTCACCCACTCCTATAACATACCGATGGTAAACCTTGGTATGGATTTAGGTTTAGACACAGTCTCACATACCCTTGAGCGTGCAGGCTGGGACAAAGAATATAAACTGCGTCCATCAATGTTGCTTGGTGCTATTGAAACCAGCCCTTGGCAAGTGACTCAGCTGTATCAAACGCTGGCCAACAACGGCGAGCAGAAAAAGCTGCATGCGGTGCTCGCTATTACCACGCAAGAGGAAGAAACTTTCTATGCGTATGAAAACCTTCCTGTTCAAGCCATTACACCACAGGTCAGTTTTTTAACGCGTTACGCCATGAATAAGGTCACCACTAAAGGCACAGCCAAGTCGCTGCGTTGGAAAAACAAAGGCCTGTCACTGGCGGGAAAAACTGGTACTACCGATGATTTACGTGATAGCTGGTACGCGGGCTTTGATAATAACGAGGCTACGGTAGTTTGGCTGGGGCGTGATGACAACAAGCCTATTGGCCTAACAGGCAGTACAGGTGCACTCACCGTGTATAGCGACTTTGTCAAAAAGCGCGGAGGGGTTTCACTGCCACTGGGTAACCCAGCCAGCATTGCCACAGGATATTTCAATGCCGTCACCGGTGCGGTAAGTAACAAATCTTGCGCTAATATTATTGCAGTACCAGTGATGGAAGCGACTTTAACTACTGGCGGCTGTGATAATCAAGCTGTAGAAAAACCGAAAAACGACAAGAAAGCGCGTAAATCCGTATTCGATGATTTCTTTGGGCTGTTCTAA
- a CDS encoding DUF6436 domain-containing protein — MPTSSNKTPSYFYWIVGIWLVWVVTGFIYLVSQRLVEFDPNQQLLTATPQEIVAQFANQTGSGQRIYHLIDQECHCTSLLTEHRQQINKIAKKDGFEIIDVDINRNEIAALVPATPAIVIVDKNDELLYVGPYATGLDCSADNSLIDVVLDNYRQGFSAPTIINDAKGCYCAR; from the coding sequence TTGCCAACTTCAAGTAATAAAACGCCAAGTTATTTTTATTGGATTGTCGGTATTTGGTTGGTTTGGGTAGTGACTGGCTTTATTTATTTAGTCAGTCAGCGCTTGGTTGAATTCGACCCAAACCAGCAATTACTGACAGCGACACCTCAAGAAATTGTTGCCCAATTTGCCAATCAAACGGGCAGTGGGCAACGTATCTATCATCTGATTGACCAAGAGTGCCACTGCACTAGCTTACTGACCGAACATCGTCAGCAAATCAACAAGATTGCAAAAAAGGATGGCTTTGAGATCATTGATGTCGATATTAATCGCAATGAAATCGCAGCTCTTGTTCCGGCAACGCCAGCCATTGTGATTGTCGATAAAAACGATGAGCTTCTCTATGTTGGTCCTTATGCGACTGGCCTTGACTGCTCAGCCGACAATAGCCTGATCGATGTTGTCCTCGATAATTACCGCCAGGGCTTTTCGGCGCCAACCATTATCAATGACGCCAAAGGCTGTTATTGCGCTCGCTAA